A single Oncorhynchus tshawytscha isolate Ot180627B linkage group LG01, Otsh_v2.0, whole genome shotgun sequence DNA region contains:
- the nmu gene encoding neuromedin-U isoform X1 translates to MKTSQCQTRVSQSGSASYMSSLTTSAMNPLSSASLILLVLLISAIPICKSSPIQQQRATLDQYQLLNQLEDVCSSYLSADLPFRIPNVLGELCVLMLVQKSKKGWDNPSKRSPVMHPLLQLVPQLHTRRERGEEFVFRDNLQGPGGIQSRGYFLYRPRNGRRSLEFE, encoded by the exons ATGAAGACCTCTCAGTGCCAAACCAGAGTATCTCAGAGCGGCAGCGCGAGCTACATGAGCAGCCTCACCACCAGCGCAATGAACCCGCTCAGCAGCGCGAGCCTCATCCTCCTTGTTCTCCTCATCTCAGCGATCCCCATCTGCAAAA GTTCTCCAATACAACAGCAGAGAGCAACACTAGACCAGTACCAGCTTCTCAACCAG CTAGAAGATGTGTGCTCATCCTACCTTTCTGCAGACCTGCCATTTCGG ATACCCAATGTTTTAGGAGAACTCTGTGTGTTGATGCTTGTACAGAAGTCTAAG AAAGGATGGGACAATCCTAGTAAAAGG TCCCCTGTGATGCACCCTCTCCTGCAGCTAGTTCCTCAACTCCATAccagacgagagagaggagaggagtttgtATTCCGC GATAATCTCCAGGGACCTGGGGGAATTCAGAGCAGAGGGTACTTCTTATATCGG CCAAGAAATGGAAGAAGATCCCTAGAATTTGAGTAA
- the nmu gene encoding neuromedin-U isoform X2 gives MKTSQCQTRVSQSGSASYMSSLTTSAMNPLSSASLILLVLLISAIPICKSSPIQQQRATLDQYQLLNQLEDVCSSYLSADLPFRIPNVLGELCVLMLVQKSKKGWDNPSKRLVPQLHTRRERGEEFVFRDNLQGPGGIQSRGYFLYRPRNGRRSLEFE, from the exons ATGAAGACCTCTCAGTGCCAAACCAGAGTATCTCAGAGCGGCAGCGCGAGCTACATGAGCAGCCTCACCACCAGCGCAATGAACCCGCTCAGCAGCGCGAGCCTCATCCTCCTTGTTCTCCTCATCTCAGCGATCCCCATCTGCAAAA GTTCTCCAATACAACAGCAGAGAGCAACACTAGACCAGTACCAGCTTCTCAACCAG CTAGAAGATGTGTGCTCATCCTACCTTTCTGCAGACCTGCCATTTCGG ATACCCAATGTTTTAGGAGAACTCTGTGTGTTGATGCTTGTACAGAAGTCTAAG AAAGGATGGGACAATCCTAGTAAAAGG CTAGTTCCTCAACTCCATAccagacgagagagaggagaggagtttgtATTCCGC GATAATCTCCAGGGACCTGGGGGAATTCAGAGCAGAGGGTACTTCTTATATCGG CCAAGAAATGGAAGAAGATCCCTAGAATTTGAGTAA
- the nmu gene encoding neuromedin-U isoform X3 → MKTSQCQTRVSQSGSASYMSSLTTSAMNPLSSASLILLVLLISAIPICKSSPIQQQRATLDQYQLLNQLEDVCSSYLSADLPFRIPNVLGELCVLMLVQKSKKGWDNPSKRDNLQGPGGIQSRGYFLYRPRNGRRSLEFE, encoded by the exons ATGAAGACCTCTCAGTGCCAAACCAGAGTATCTCAGAGCGGCAGCGCGAGCTACATGAGCAGCCTCACCACCAGCGCAATGAACCCGCTCAGCAGCGCGAGCCTCATCCTCCTTGTTCTCCTCATCTCAGCGATCCCCATCTGCAAAA GTTCTCCAATACAACAGCAGAGAGCAACACTAGACCAGTACCAGCTTCTCAACCAG CTAGAAGATGTGTGCTCATCCTACCTTTCTGCAGACCTGCCATTTCGG ATACCCAATGTTTTAGGAGAACTCTGTGTGTTGATGCTTGTACAGAAGTCTAAG AAAGGATGGGACAATCCTAGTAAAAGG GATAATCTCCAGGGACCTGGGGGAATTCAGAGCAGAGGGTACTTCTTATATCGG CCAAGAAATGGAAGAAGATCCCTAGAATTTGAGTAA